Genomic segment of Pseudobdellovibrionaceae bacterium:
TGCAAAAAGTATTGTCTAAATATATTACAGCCTATGTTAATGATGCTTTTGGAGTTTGTCACAGAGTGCACTCTAGTGTTAATGATGTGCCAAAACATTTTAAAAAAAAAGCTGTGGGTTTTTTAATTGAAAAAGAAATCCAATCTTTAGATTCTATTTTATATAGCAAAAAAAAAATGTTATTAGCTTTAGGAGGCTCTAAAGTTAGTGATAAAATTGCTTTAATTGAGGCTTTTATTGATAAAGCAGATACGCTTCTTATAGGAGGAGCTATGGCCTATCCTTTTTTAAAAGCTCAGGGCAAAGAGGTGGGAGAATCGTTTTTAGAGCAATCTTGTGTTAATACGGCTAGAAAAATTTTAAAGCGTTTTCAAGTAAAAAATAAAAATATCATATTACCCTCTGACCATAGAGTAGTTTCTGATATTGATAATTTAAAAAGTCTTAAAGTAGTTACAGAAATTCCCTCTTCTAAAATGGCTATTGATATTGGCCCTGCAACTTCAATGGCTTTTGAAAATGCTTTAAAATCGATGGATCAAGTTTTATGGAATGGGCCTTTTGGTATGTTTGAAACAAAAGAATATTCTAAAGGAACAATGAATTTTGCAAAAGCTTTGTCTAAATCCACAGCCACTAGTTTTGTTGGAGGTGGTGATTCTTCTTCAGCAATCCATCAATCGGGATTTGCCGATAGTATTTTTCATGTTTCCACGGGGGGAGCAGCATTTTTAGAGTATATAGAAAAAGAGACTTTACCAGGTTTAGAAGCTTTAATTTAACTTATTAGGGATACTATGATTTTTGCAGCCAATTGGAAGCTAAATAAAAC
This window contains:
- a CDS encoding phosphoglycerate kinase yields the protein MLNLKKIKKLSDLKWKGERVFLRLDLNVPIKGEKILDLSRIKAALPSIEYLHANGAQIIIGSHLGRPKNNKEYSLAPVAEALGNLLNKEIILIEDPLSDTAKFLLPSVKKNQIIMLENLRYIPGETKNKPDLQKVLSKYITAYVNDAFGVCHRVHSSVNDVPKHFKKKAVGFLIEKEIQSLDSILYSKKKMLLALGGSKVSDKIALIEAFIDKADTLLIGGAMAYPFLKAQGKEVGESFLEQSCVNTARKILKRFQVKNKNIILPSDHRVVSDIDNLKSLKVVTEIPSSKMAIDIGPATSMAFENALKSMDQVLWNGPFGMFETKEYSKGTMNFAKALSKSTATSFVGGGDSSSAIHQSGFADSIFHVSTGGAAFLEYIEKETLPGLEALI